The following are from one region of the Stigmatella ashevillena genome:
- a CDS encoding NYN domain-containing protein, whose amino-acid sequence MESKNESRIALFLDFENLVTNTGISTAGFDLQPSLDRLLEKGKVVFRRAYCDWSRFSDAKGRLHEHGVELVDVPPSTRAGKNGADMRLVIDALELCYAREHIDTFVIASGDSDFCPLAYKLRENGRTVIGLAVKESTSPLFVKACDEFLYLRPKQVQPRGEKDKRGAEDAPRGGRSGRHAEGKGGKAAEKESSSKTPPKVPDIARKVVQRLLGSAAGPINPSLIKETIVRKEPDFDERDHGFPTFARLLEAMEQEGILKRQQQGRQWYVVSPETPEVRSSPSRRSREAREAKPIEETEDEELESYPDPEDTES is encoded by the coding sequence GTGGAATCAAAAAACGAGAGCCGCATCGCCCTCTTCCTCGACTTCGAAAACCTCGTCACCAACACCGGCATCAGCACGGCGGGGTTCGATTTGCAGCCCTCCCTCGACCGATTGCTGGAGAAGGGCAAGGTGGTCTTCCGCCGGGCCTACTGTGACTGGTCCCGCTTCTCGGACGCCAAGGGGCGGCTGCACGAGCACGGGGTGGAGCTGGTGGACGTGCCCCCCTCCACGCGGGCGGGCAAGAACGGGGCGGACATGCGCCTCGTCATCGACGCGCTGGAGCTGTGCTATGCGCGCGAGCACATCGACACCTTCGTCATCGCCTCGGGTGACAGCGACTTCTGCCCCCTGGCCTACAAGCTGCGCGAGAACGGCCGCACCGTCATCGGCCTGGCGGTGAAGGAATCCACCTCGCCCCTCTTCGTGAAGGCGTGCGACGAGTTCCTCTACCTTCGCCCCAAGCAGGTCCAGCCGCGCGGCGAGAAGGACAAGCGCGGCGCCGAGGACGCTCCCCGGGGCGGACGCTCTGGCCGCCACGCGGAGGGCAAGGGGGGCAAGGCCGCCGAGAAGGAGTCCTCGTCCAAGACGCCGCCCAAGGTGCCGGACATCGCGCGCAAGGTGGTCCAGCGCCTGCTGGGCAGCGCCGCCGGGCCCATCAACCCCTCCCTCATCAAGGAGACCATCGTCCGCAAGGAGCCCGACTTCGACGAGAGGGACCATGGCTTTCCCACCTTCGCCCGCCTGCTGGAGGCCATGGAGCAAGAGGGCATCCTCAAGCGGCAGCAGCAGGGACGGCAGTGGTACGTGGTGTCTCCCGAGACCCCGGAGGTTCGCAGCAGCCCGTCGCGCCGCTCGCGGGAGGCCCGGGAGGCGAAGCCCATCGAAGAGACCGAGGACGAGGAGCTGGAGTCCTACCCGGATCCCGAGGACACCGAGAGCTGA
- a CDS encoding MutS-related protein has translation MTVPDGPAPHRTYTERLSGAQAKRAALDRLSGRYAYLRGLTFLGAAVLAGLTVFERLPKGAGWAVVGALVLYAVLAVLHHGVFRRDARERLYVTLNERGLARLSGGWREFTEHGERFVSSAHPYASDLDVFGQGSLFQLLNETATRAGEERLASWLSRPAPPETVETRQGAARELAARTAFRQDLCVEARTVSQEKVDPGLFIQWAEAGPSLESIRWARRFALVLPPLTLTLYVLGDLRLLPVWAWGLGLFAQLGVALATFGTLRQVDERLSVAERGFVRYAPLFAQLEGQPVHHPLLQRLQAGLQRPGEPAVSTHFRRFGWRYSLVEFKRHPFHPVVHLFTFWDLHVFFALEDWRARHGAQVRQWFEALAEWEALSCLAGFAHDRPEFTWPTLVTEGPRLEAQALGHPLLDNPVPNDVSLAGPRHALLITGSNMSGKTTLMRAVGANAVLALAGAPVCAKAFTLSPLQVLTSMRVKDSLERGVSYFYAEVQRIKAVLDAATEARGQALFLLDEILLGTNTRERQIASREVLRLLLDTGACGAVTTHDVSLAVRDGEPGTHVVNVHFREHLEDGKMVFDYRLRLGVVDTTNALWVLHLAGVPIGAMFTQECQDVGF, from the coding sequence ATGACCGTTCCCGACGGGCCAGCGCCTCACCGCACTTACACCGAACGTCTCTCCGGCGCTCAGGCGAAGCGGGCGGCCCTGGATCGCCTCAGTGGGCGCTACGCCTACCTGCGAGGGCTCACCTTCCTCGGGGCGGCCGTCCTCGCCGGGCTCACTGTCTTCGAGCGGTTGCCCAAGGGGGCTGGGTGGGCCGTGGTGGGGGCCCTGGTCCTCTATGCTGTGCTCGCTGTGTTGCACCACGGTGTCTTTCGCCGGGACGCTCGCGAGCGGCTGTACGTGACGTTGAATGAGCGCGGATTGGCCCGGCTCAGCGGAGGGTGGCGGGAGTTCACCGAGCACGGCGAGCGGTTCGTCTCCTCCGCGCATCCCTATGCCTCGGACCTGGATGTCTTCGGCCAGGGCAGCCTCTTCCAGCTCTTGAATGAGACGGCGACCCGCGCCGGCGAGGAGCGGCTCGCGTCCTGGCTGTCCCGCCCTGCTCCCCCCGAGACGGTGGAGACGCGCCAGGGAGCCGCACGGGAGCTGGCGGCGCGGACCGCGTTCCGGCAGGACCTGTGCGTGGAGGCACGGACCGTGTCCCAAGAGAAGGTGGACCCGGGCCTCTTCATCCAGTGGGCCGAGGCGGGCCCCTCGCTTGAATCCATCCGCTGGGCCCGGCGATTTGCCCTCGTCCTGCCGCCCCTCACGCTGACGCTCTACGTCTTGGGCGATCTGCGGCTCCTGCCCGTCTGGGCGTGGGGGCTCGGCCTCTTCGCGCAGTTGGGGGTGGCGCTGGCCACGTTCGGGACGCTGCGGCAGGTGGATGAGCGCCTGTCCGTGGCAGAGCGCGGCTTTGTGCGCTACGCCCCCCTCTTCGCCCAGCTTGAAGGGCAGCCGGTCCACCATCCCCTGCTCCAGCGCTTACAGGCAGGGCTCCAGCGGCCCGGTGAGCCCGCGGTGTCCACGCACTTCCGGCGCTTCGGCTGGCGCTATTCGCTCGTCGAGTTCAAGCGGCACCCGTTCCACCCGGTGGTGCACCTGTTCACCTTCTGGGACCTCCACGTTTTCTTCGCGCTGGAAGACTGGCGCGCGAGGCATGGCGCCCAGGTGCGTCAGTGGTTCGAGGCGCTCGCGGAGTGGGAGGCGCTCTCATGCCTCGCGGGTTTCGCGCATGACCGGCCGGAGTTCACCTGGCCCACGCTGGTCACCGAGGGTCCTCGTCTGGAGGCCCAGGCGCTGGGACACCCGCTGCTGGACAACCCCGTGCCCAATGACGTCTCCCTGGCGGGGCCTCGCCACGCACTGCTCATCACCGGCTCCAACATGTCTGGGAAGACGACCCTGATGCGGGCGGTGGGCGCCAACGCGGTGCTGGCGCTGGCCGGGGCTCCCGTCTGCGCAAAGGCATTCACCTTGTCTCCGCTCCAGGTGCTCACCAGCATGCGGGTGAAGGACTCGCTGGAGCGCGGCGTGTCCTACTTCTACGCCGAGGTGCAACGCATCAAGGCGGTGCTGGACGCGGCCACCGAGGCCCGAGGGCAGGCGTTGTTCCTGCTGGATGAGATCCTGCTGGGAACGAATACGCGCGAGCGGCAGATCGCCTCCCGCGAGGTGCTGCGGCTGCTGCTGGACACAGGGGCTTGTGGCGCGGTGACAACGCATGACGTGTCACTGGCGGTGCGGGACGGTGAACCCGGCACCCACGTGGTGAACGTCCACTTCCGGGAGCACCTGGAGGACGGAAAGATGGTGTTCGACTACCGGCTGCGTCTGGGAGTGGTGGACACCACCAACGCGCTCTGGGTGCTGCATCTGGCCGGAGTGCCCATCGGAGCGATGTTCACTCAGGAGTGTCAAGACGTCGGTTTTTAG
- a CDS encoding LLM class flavin-dependent oxidoreductase, giving the protein MIPLSVLDLAPIIQGATATDAFRNTLDLARHAEGWGYHRFWLAEHHNMPGIASAATAVVIGHVAGGTQRIRVGSGGIMLPNHAPLVIAEQFGTLASLYPGRIDLGLGRAPGTDQRTSRALRRDMTGTADTFPQDVLELQSYFLAAVPNQPVRAVPGAGLQVPIWLLGSSLFSAELAAHLGLPFAFASHFAPDLMMDALRLYRNGFRPSEQLGKPYAMLGLNVFAAETDAEARRLMTSVQQQFINLRRGRPGQLQPPIDNIEELWSPLERLGIESALSCSVVGSPDTVRRGVEDFIARTGADELVVTAQIHDHAARLRSYEILASVTR; this is encoded by the coding sequence ATGATTCCTCTGTCTGTTCTGGATCTCGCCCCCATCATTCAGGGCGCGACCGCCACGGATGCTTTCCGCAACACGCTCGATCTGGCGCGGCACGCCGAGGGCTGGGGGTACCACCGCTTCTGGCTGGCCGAGCACCACAACATGCCCGGCATCGCCAGCGCCGCAACGGCGGTGGTGATTGGCCACGTGGCCGGAGGAACCCAGCGCATCCGGGTGGGCTCGGGGGGCATCATGCTGCCGAACCATGCGCCGCTGGTGATCGCGGAGCAGTTCGGCACGCTGGCCTCGCTCTACCCTGGCCGGATCGATCTCGGGCTGGGGCGTGCGCCGGGCACCGACCAGCGCACCAGCCGGGCGCTGCGCCGGGACATGACGGGCACCGCCGACACCTTCCCGCAGGACGTGCTGGAGCTGCAGTCCTATTTCCTCGCGGCGGTGCCGAACCAGCCGGTTCGCGCCGTGCCTGGCGCGGGGCTGCAAGTGCCGATCTGGCTGCTGGGCTCTAGCCTGTTCAGCGCGGAGCTGGCCGCCCACCTGGGCCTGCCCTTCGCGTTCGCGTCCCACTTCGCGCCGGATCTGATGATGGATGCGCTGCGCCTGTACCGGAACGGCTTCCGGCCCTCGGAGCAGCTCGGCAAGCCCTACGCCATGCTGGGCCTCAACGTGTTCGCCGCGGAGACGGATGCCGAGGCCCGGCGGTTGATGACCTCCGTCCAGCAGCAGTTCATCAACCTGCGCCGGGGCCGCCCCGGCCAGCTCCAGCCGCCCATCGACAACATCGAGGAGCTCTGGTCTCCCCTGGAGCGGCTCGGCATCGAGAGCGCGCTGTCCTGCTCGGTGGTCGGCTCCCCCGACACGGTGCGGCGCGGCGTCGAGGACTTCATCGCGCGCACGGGCGCCGACGAGCTCGTGGTCACCGCGCAGATCCACGATCACGCGGCACGGCTGCGCTCCTATGAGATCCTCGCCTCCGTGACGCGGTAG
- a CDS encoding PAS domain-containing sensor histidine kinase — translation MRLAAESCELPIAFIRVADLERPWLKASTGLETLADPIRFGAFSPPHAPGETCLIEDAREDARTQGHPLVQAEPPLRFYLALPLRNEEGEQVGALCLMDHVPRRMSAPQSKLLEHLRRQAETQLRLRAQLLEAQEQATQMEEAHARLYALNENLQIEVRQRQHIQRELLSQRELLTQVLAHIPFAVFWKDRDGNFLGCNDAFAQQVDVSSPRDVIGRTDLELGLLPSMVEAYRRDDLVVMDSGMTRFGIEEPFRRPHGEDRWLLTSKVPLRDPDGQVRSVLGIFADITDRRRQEAVLQQALWQVKQYAALLETQVCAASERIRRLMEASRDAVFVLDERGRVLELNPVAERLLGRTAAELLGVSFDTLAPEPERLVLHHALAELLSRGTMRLEDQGLCSAQGERISVQLIGSLQEAGEARRQLVVAQDLTEKRRMEQQNIQNDRLAAMGVLTAGIAHEINNPISYMLANLDLLRQWEDELEQQLPALPGLPSELLERLPEARSVIADCIEGSLRIGDIVRGMRLLSHTGQGDVLIPVDIHRSLDAVLHIAQGELKHTARLKQDYARNLPMVLGSEGRLGQVFLNLIINAVHAMRPGSPAEHVLHIRSRLDEGQVRIDISDTGHGIPPEVLPRIFDPFFTTKPAGIGTGLGLSISHAIIQKMGGSMRVESRVGHGTTFSLLMPVT, via the coding sequence GTGCGACTGGCAGCGGAATCCTGCGAGCTGCCGATTGCCTTCATTCGCGTGGCGGATCTGGAGCGCCCCTGGCTCAAGGCCAGCACGGGGCTCGAGACGTTGGCCGATCCCATCCGCTTCGGGGCCTTCTCTCCGCCGCATGCGCCCGGAGAGACGTGCCTCATCGAGGATGCCCGGGAGGACGCGCGCACCCAAGGCCATCCGCTCGTGCAGGCAGAGCCGCCCCTGCGCTTCTACCTGGCGCTCCCCTTGCGGAATGAGGAGGGGGAACAGGTGGGGGCCCTCTGCCTCATGGATCATGTGCCGCGCCGGATGAGCGCCCCGCAGTCGAAGCTCCTGGAGCACCTGCGCCGCCAAGCCGAGACGCAGCTCCGCCTGCGTGCGCAGCTCCTGGAGGCCCAGGAGCAAGCCACCCAGATGGAGGAGGCGCATGCGCGCTTGTACGCGCTCAATGAGAACCTCCAGATCGAGGTGCGGCAGCGCCAGCACATCCAGCGCGAGCTGCTCTCCCAGCGCGAACTGTTGACGCAGGTGCTCGCGCACATTCCCTTCGCGGTGTTCTGGAAGGACCGGGACGGGAACTTCCTGGGCTGCAACGATGCGTTCGCGCAGCAAGTCGATGTGTCCTCGCCTCGGGACGTCATTGGCCGGACGGACCTCGAGCTGGGGCTGCTTCCGTCCATGGTCGAGGCCTACCGGCGGGATGATCTCGTGGTGATGGACAGCGGCATGACCCGCTTTGGCATCGAGGAGCCTTTCCGGCGGCCCCATGGCGAGGACCGCTGGCTGCTCACGAGCAAGGTGCCGCTGAGGGATCCGGATGGACAGGTCCGCAGCGTCCTGGGCATCTTCGCGGACATCACCGATCGCAGGCGTCAGGAGGCCGTGCTTCAGCAAGCCCTCTGGCAGGTCAAACAGTACGCCGCGCTCCTGGAGACGCAGGTGTGCGCGGCCAGCGAGCGCATCCGACGGCTCATGGAGGCCTCCCGGGACGCCGTCTTCGTGCTCGACGAGCGGGGGCGCGTGCTGGAGCTCAACCCGGTGGCGGAGCGGCTGCTGGGGCGAACCGCCGCGGAGCTCCTGGGGGTGTCTTTCGACACGCTGGCCCCCGAGCCGGAGCGCTTGGTGCTGCACCATGCCCTGGCGGAGTTGCTGTCGCGGGGAACGATGCGCCTGGAGGACCAGGGCCTGTGCTCGGCCCAGGGCGAGCGCATCTCCGTGCAACTCATCGGCTCGCTCCAGGAGGCGGGCGAGGCTCGGCGCCAGCTCGTCGTGGCGCAGGATCTCACCGAGAAGCGGCGCATGGAGCAGCAGAACATTCAGAATGACCGGCTGGCGGCCATGGGGGTGCTGACGGCGGGCATCGCCCACGAGATCAACAACCCCATCTCCTACATGCTCGCCAACCTGGATCTGTTGCGGCAGTGGGAGGACGAGCTGGAGCAGCAACTGCCGGCGTTGCCGGGCCTGCCTTCAGAGCTGCTGGAGCGGCTGCCCGAGGCCCGCTCGGTCATCGCCGACTGCATCGAAGGCAGCCTGCGCATCGGAGACATCGTCCGCGGCATGCGGCTGCTGTCTCATACGGGCCAGGGCGATGTGCTCATCCCCGTGGACATCCACCGGAGCTTGGATGCGGTGCTGCACATCGCCCAAGGGGAGCTGAAGCACACGGCGCGGCTGAAGCAGGACTACGCCCGGAACCTGCCCATGGTGCTCGGCAGCGAGGGGCGGCTCGGGCAGGTGTTCCTCAACCTCATCATCAACGCGGTGCACGCCATGCGGCCGGGCTCACCGGCCGAGCATGTGCTCCACATCCGCTCCCGGCTGGACGAGGGGCAGGTGCGCATCGACATCTCCGACACCGGCCACGGCATTCCCCCGGAGGTGCTGCCGCGCATCTTCGATCCCTTCTTCACGACGAAGCCCGCGGGAATCGGTACGGGACTTGGCCTGTCCATCAGCCACGCCATCATTCAGAAGATGGGCGGGTCCATGCGGGTGGAGAGCCGCGTGGGCCATGGCACCACCTTCTCCTTGTTGATGCCGGTCACCTGA
- a CDS encoding PilZ domain-containing protein: MVEKRRYRRFKQQYTVRFGTEDLSESGFTGDISKGGAFIVSNHLVPLDTRIHVQVHLDPKNFVMFEAVVQRHRLVPPELRDEEPDGFGVRFLYPGEVVADLVHTGSPTFELHFSSPEQLQCFQDRELRPDKLFIATDKVLRIQEKVLLSLCLDFARTTVEHEATVVHIALAHGEGTHPGVTVTFADPDELEARIQPYLVRPPQ; this comes from the coding sequence ATGGTGGAGAAGCGGAGATACCGGAGGTTCAAGCAGCAGTACACGGTTCGTTTTGGCACGGAGGACCTCTCGGAGTCCGGTTTCACCGGGGACATCTCCAAGGGCGGCGCCTTCATCGTCTCGAACCATCTGGTACCGCTTGATACGCGCATCCACGTGCAAGTGCACTTGGACCCGAAGAACTTCGTGATGTTCGAGGCCGTGGTGCAGCGCCACCGGTTGGTTCCTCCAGAGCTTCGGGACGAGGAGCCCGATGGGTTCGGGGTGCGCTTCCTCTACCCGGGCGAGGTGGTGGCGGACCTGGTGCACACGGGCAGCCCCACCTTCGAGCTGCACTTTTCCAGCCCCGAGCAGCTCCAGTGTTTCCAGGACCGGGAGCTGCGTCCGGACAAGCTGTTCATCGCGACGGACAAGGTGCTGCGCATCCAGGAGAAGGTGTTGCTGTCGCTCTGCCTGGACTTCGCCCGGACGACCGTCGAGCACGAGGCCACGGTGGTTCACATCGCCCTGGCCCATGGAGAGGGCACCCACCCGGGCGTCACCGTCACCTTCGCCGACCCGGACGAGTTGGAGGCGAGGATCCAGCCCTACCTGGTCAGGCCTCCCCAGTAG
- a CDS encoding serine/threonine-protein kinase, with product MRKKNPLLEVDPLCLPMGMRVGHWRIQGWRGRGAYGTLYRVEREGREGSGSFALKLAIAPEDPRFEREALLLSRIQSPHVPRLLDQGVWEHPSGAHPYLVMEWVEGESLYAWAARRNPTSRQVLRLLAQVARALEATHAAGGTHRDVKGDNVLVCPRDERVFLTDFGAGHFRGAGTLTSKLLPPGTPAYRSPEAWAFLRVFRRHPTAHYPASACDDLFALGVMAYRLVTDEYPPPTFPDEPSAKVWREDGPGPQRPRSLNPNVSPALETAIMRLLSTAPVDRFNGMAREAAETLEQAVQSPDPEMDALLFSVGQAHCPRWRTLEGLRLVAEQDAAPREEVENGGNDKRDRAVAKHPRVWPHAPARAWAIGAAVVCTSVMFTLMSESWRQAAPQLPDSPQGVSSREGESVAVGNSVMFVPHSSSVQCDPISTLGLPLPEKPFPGQRKPPCEPRFETAIRGSCWVELKMAPPCGNNAFDWEGGCYIPSANAPRKPTSNPQERR from the coding sequence ATGAGAAAGAAGAATCCCTTGCTGGAAGTGGACCCGCTCTGCCTTCCCATGGGCATGAGGGTAGGGCACTGGAGGATTCAGGGCTGGAGGGGGCGGGGCGCCTACGGGACGCTCTACCGGGTGGAGAGAGAGGGCCGCGAGGGCTCTGGCTCCTTCGCCCTCAAGCTGGCCATCGCACCGGAAGACCCGCGATTCGAGCGGGAAGCCCTGTTGCTCTCGCGCATCCAGAGTCCCCACGTCCCGCGCCTCCTGGATCAGGGCGTGTGGGAACACCCTTCCGGAGCCCATCCCTATCTGGTGATGGAGTGGGTGGAAGGCGAGTCCCTTTACGCCTGGGCCGCCCGGCGCAATCCCACCTCGCGCCAGGTGTTGAGGCTGCTGGCCCAGGTGGCACGGGCCCTGGAGGCCACCCACGCCGCCGGGGGGACACACCGGGACGTCAAAGGGGACAACGTGCTGGTGTGCCCGAGGGATGAACGGGTCTTCCTCACCGATTTCGGCGCCGGACACTTCCGGGGGGCGGGGACGCTCACCTCGAAGCTGCTCCCGCCGGGGACTCCCGCGTACCGCAGTCCCGAAGCGTGGGCTTTCTTGCGAGTGTTTCGTCGGCACCCCACGGCGCACTACCCGGCCAGCGCGTGTGATGATCTCTTCGCGTTGGGGGTGATGGCTTACCGGTTGGTGACGGATGAGTACCCACCGCCCACATTCCCGGATGAGCCCAGCGCCAAGGTCTGGAGGGAGGACGGTCCAGGGCCGCAACGCCCGCGCAGCCTCAACCCCAACGTGAGCCCCGCGCTGGAAACCGCCATCATGAGATTGCTGTCCACCGCTCCGGTTGATCGATTCAACGGAATGGCCCGAGAGGCCGCAGAGACACTGGAGCAGGCCGTGCAGAGCCCAGACCCCGAGATGGATGCCCTGCTGTTCTCTGTGGGGCAGGCACATTGTCCCCGTTGGCGAACCCTTGAAGGCTTGCGCCTCGTTGCCGAGCAAGATGCAGCACCCAGGGAAGAAGTCGAGAATGGGGGAAATGACAAGCGAGACCGAGCCGTAGCGAAGCACCCTCGTGTGTGGCCCCATGCCCCTGCACGAGCGTGGGCAATAGGAGCCGCGGTGGTCTGCACGAGCGTCATGTTTACCCTCATGTCCGAGTCTTGGCGCCAAGCAGCTCCGCAGCTGCCGGACAGTCCCCAAGGCGTAAGTTCCCGCGAAGGAGAAAGCGTGGCTGTGGGCAACAGCGTGATGTTTGTGCCCCATTCATCCAGCGTCCAATGCGATCCAATATCCACCTTGGGTTTGCCCCTACCGGAGAAGCCTTTTCCTGGCCAGCGCAAGCCCCCTTGCGAGCCTCGTTTCGAAACAGCTATCCGGGGATCATGTTGGGTGGAACTCAAAATGGCTCCCCCCTGTGGAAACAATGCATTTGACTGGGAGGGTGGATGCTACATCCCTTCGGCCAATGCTCCCCGCAAGCCCACTTCGAATCCACAAGAGCGAAGGTGA
- a CDS encoding polymer-forming cytoskeletal protein: protein MRPLSFAPLALATLLAFPAFADDTGKKKPSGPRVICAVQSKDGTRAVQGTDLVLEAGETLKDAVAVEGNVIVRKGAVVEDVVAIQGKVIVEAGAEVKGNVVALGGDIRLRKNAHVQGDAVALGGSINADEEATIDGDKVNFSLAFNGKELVRSFLKNALDEESGCTISFDDEGDKT from the coding sequence ATGCGCCCTCTGTCTTTTGCCCCCCTGGCCCTTGCTACCCTGCTGGCCTTCCCAGCCTTCGCGGACGACACAGGGAAGAAAAAGCCTTCCGGCCCGCGGGTGATTTGCGCGGTCCAATCCAAGGATGGCACCCGCGCCGTTCAGGGCACGGACCTCGTCCTGGAGGCCGGAGAGACGCTGAAGGACGCGGTGGCCGTCGAGGGCAACGTCATCGTCCGCAAGGGGGCGGTGGTGGAGGATGTGGTAGCCATCCAGGGCAAGGTCATCGTCGAGGCGGGCGCGGAGGTGAAGGGGAACGTGGTTGCCCTCGGGGGCGACATCCGGCTCCGCAAGAACGCGCACGTGCAAGGCGATGCGGTGGCGCTCGGGGGTTCGATCAACGCGGACGAGGAGGCCACCATCGATGGGGACAAGGTGAACTTCTCCCTGGCCTTCAATGGCAAGGAGCTCGTCCGGAGCTTCCTCAAGAACGCGCTCGACGAAGAGTCGGGCTGCACGATCTCCTTCGATGACGAGGGCGACAAGACCTGA